From a region of the Vanrija pseudolonga chromosome 2, complete sequence genome:
- the SPBC13G1.05 gene encoding Endoplasmic reticulum membrane protein 65, translating into MAGEESWLGAAAAEGSKPPRPHSWNGAVAGAAAIVLDPLELEEDAHEHEVSALDDTLDIPPFARMSSSSTLTPAPVIEPRDPAVSPKKSRYRDDDEHRPTTYSSLPPSPRASDLSVPSRMLDMDDLHDVFQRQGLGELRRSSLDSADERSANEDFYPARSRRHTLEQQHGAVEAARLAKEAGYDGGELETITSPPLSPTSVNEVENADEVKIDDDLPPNVPSDRAGLSIWDLLRDEDAAEQWEGWIADGKWERIANFLAVPLAVEKVTLFGALLCLDGFLYNFTILPIRALFAAWSILVRLVRGQGASKIPPSHLQSLLRMLLLTIPALILGLSTDTSKMYHSVRGQDTIKLYVIFNALEIGDRLCCAFGQDVLDTLFARDTLGYASGPGRRRKREQARPFFFFTLSLGYVLVHTLIFFYMLISLNVAINSYDYTLISLLISNQFVEIKGSVFKKFEKENLFQIMCADIVERFQLGLMLVVIAIRNMIEMSGSDLAFLPRSFTRGKSLLERILSVSSPKLRSTDIKPVLFVLASEMMVDWLKHAFIAKFNHVRATVYGRFTDVLAKDVLLAGTIGSGRGRDQKRKHPILLDQAPLVARRLGIAAIPLAVLVIRMGAQAVGMIMTSTHAIDGQALSSGWLWTALKWTAGILVAIIIWGCLVVLKILLGLGLLSYSALRQAGMDEREAEDKVNNFGRTAVGQNKEEIAYEKETRKYLSQVVDDLPDHSTTSTPRPAQRGGAEKEAEEAPKAGKKKAWRLEEVDRWTMVKRIW; encoded by the exons ATGGCGGGCGAAGAATCATGGCTAGGCGCAGCTGCTGCGGAAGGGTCCAAGCCACCACGCCCGCACTCGTGGAACGGCGCAgtggccggcgccgcggcgatcgTGCTCGATCCGCTGGAGCTCGAAGAGGACGCccacgagcacgag GTATCCGCGCTGGATGACACGCTTGACATTCCGCCCTTTGCGCGcatgagctcgagctcgacgctgACCCCTGCACCGGTGATCGAgccgcgcgaccccgccgtcTCGCCCAAGAAGTCGCGATAccgggacgacgacgagcaccggCCAACGACATACTCGTCGCTCCCGCCCAGTCCGCGCGCGTCCGACCTCAGCGTCCCGTCCCGCATGCTCGACATGGACGACCTGCACGACGTGTTCCAACGTCaggggctcggcgagctacgccgctcgtcgctcgactcggcggaCGAACGAAGCGCCAACGAGGACTTTTATCCCGCGCGGTCGCGACGCCAcacgctcgagcagcagcatggaGCTGTAGAAGCGGCTCGGCTGGCAAAGGAGGCAGGATACGACGGTGGCGAGTTGGAGACGATCACATCGCCCCCGCTCAGCCCGACGTCGGTCAACGAGGTGGAgaacgccgacgaggtcaagatcgacgacgacttgccgCCCAACGTCCCGAGCGACCGCGCAGGCCTGAGTATCTGGGACCTGTTACGTGACGAGGACGCTGCCGAGCAGTGGGAAGGCTGGATCGCAGATGGCAAGTG GGAGCGGATAGCAAACTTCCTCGCGGTGCCTCTCGCCGTGGAGAAGGTGACCCTcttcggcgcgctcctctGCCTCGACGGGTTCTTGTACAACTTTACCATTCTCCCTATCCGCGCACTCTTTGCCGCGTGGAGCATTctcgtccgcctcgtgcGCGGCCAGGGAGCGAGCAAGATCCCGCCGTCCCACCTCCAGTCGCTCCTTCGCatgctcctcctcaccatTCCCGCActcatcctcggcctgtcGACCGATACCAGCAAGATGTACCACTCTGTGCGAGGTCAGGACACCATCAAGCTCTATGTCATCTTCAACGCCCTCGAG ATCGGCGACCGCCTCTGCTGCGCTTTTGGACAAGACGTCCTCGACACACTCTTTGCACGCGACACGCTGGGATACGCCAGCGGCCCTGGTCGCCGTAGGAAACGCGAACAGGCCAGACCATTCTTCTTCTTCACACTCTCATTAGGATATGTCT TGGTCCACACCCTTATTTTCTTCTACATGCTCATCTCGCTCAACGTCGCAATCAACTCTTACGACTACACTCTCATTTCACTCCTTATTAGTAACCAGTTTGTGGAGATCAAGGGCT CTGTCTTCAAGAAGTTTGAGAAGGAGAACCTCTTCCAGATCATGTgtgccgacattgtcgagcgcTTCCAACTGGGCCTTatgctcgtcgtcattgCTATCCGCAACATGATTGAGATGTCGGGCTCAGACCTGGCCTTCCTTCCTCGTAGCTTTACCCGCGGCAAGAGTCTACTGGAGAGAATCCTCTCTGTGAGTTCCCCAAAGCTCCGCTCAACTGACATCAAGCCCGTCCTCTTCGTCCTGGCTTCCGAGATGATGGTCGACTGGCTCAAGCATGCCTTCATCGCCAAGTTCAACCACGTCCGTGCGACTGTCTACGGCCGCTTCACAGACGTCCTCGCCAAGGACGTGTTGCTTGCAGGCACCATTGGCAGTGGGCGCGGTCGTGATCAGAAAAGAAAGCACCCAATCCTGCTCGACCAGGCTCCGCTCGTTGCCAGGCGGCTTGGTATCGCGGCCATcccgctcgccgtgctcgtcatcCGTATGGGAGCCCAGGCTGTCGGCATGATCATGACATCAACGCATGCCATTGATGGACAGGCGCTCAGCTCGGGCTGGTTATGGACCGCACTGAAGTGGACCGCTGGTATCCTCGTGGCTATTATTATCTGgggatg CCTTGTCGTGCTCAAGatccttcttggcctcggacTTCTCAGCTACTCTGCTCTCCGTCAAGCCGGCatggacgagcgcgaggcagaGGACAAGGTCAACAACTTTGGCCGGACGGCCGTGGGGCAGAACAAGGAGGAGATT GCATACGAGAAAGAAACTCGAAAGTACCTCTCGCAAgtggtcgacgacctgcCTGACCACTCGACGACGTCTACACCGAGGCCCGCACAGagaggcggcgccgagaaggaggcagAGGAAGCCCCAAAAGcaggcaagaagaaggcctGGCGGCTCGAAGAGGTCGACCGCTGGACCATGGTCAAGCGCATCTGGTAG